Proteins co-encoded in one Ensifer sp. PDNC004 genomic window:
- a CDS encoding histidine phosphatase family protein — MRLILMRHGETQWNAEQRLQGQDNSLLSERGVAQVRRFRPYAKALKPVRIIASDLGRTRQTVALIGHPDAPTDERFRELDMGEWTGRRKPDLIAERPEEYAAWRAGTFTPANGETWGAFRGRVAEGVHDWMSRTEGDLLVVAHGGVVRAACHEFLDLPPSRVVPVTPGTATILHFPRRGSMTAQLEGYNIGSVAPDDFVAD; from the coding sequence ATGAGGCTCATCCTCATGCGCCACGGCGAGACCCAGTGGAACGCCGAACAACGCCTCCAGGGACAGGACAACTCGCTTCTGTCCGAGCGCGGGGTCGCGCAGGTCAGGCGCTTTCGCCCCTACGCCAAGGCGTTGAAGCCGGTTCGCATAATTGCCTCGGACCTCGGCCGCACCCGGCAGACGGTCGCCCTCATCGGTCACCCGGACGCACCGACCGACGAGCGCTTCCGTGAGCTGGACATGGGCGAATGGACGGGACGGCGCAAGCCGGACCTGATCGCCGAACGGCCGGAAGAATATGCCGCCTGGCGGGCCGGTACCTTCACGCCGGCCAATGGCGAGACCTGGGGCGCCTTCCGCGGCCGCGTGGCCGAAGGCGTGCACGACTGGATGTCCCGCACCGAAGGGGACCTGCTCGTCGTTGCCCATGGTGGGGTGGTGCGCGCCGCCTGCCACGAATTCCTCGACCTTCCGCCCTCACGCGTCGTTCCGGTGACGCCGGGCACGGCGACCATCCTGCATTTCCCGCGGCGCGGCAGCATGACCGCGCAGCTCGAGGGCTACAACATCGGATCTGTCGCACCCGACGATTTCGTCGCCGACTGA